The following proteins come from a genomic window of Geomonas sp. RF6:
- a CDS encoding pyridoxamine 5'-phosphate oxidase family protein, whose translation MITEKVKSFIQKHDYALVASADERGVPHLAAGRDLMVPDPEHIVFRAWFCNVTLHNLEKNAQVTLAVVDPVSGEGFQLAGRMEGVTATAFADGLAPGEEPPGTPQVESSLTVLVQRVMAFTAGAHTDQPIE comes from the coding sequence ATGATCACGGAGAAGGTAAAGAGTTTCATCCAGAAGCACGACTACGCACTGGTAGCCTCGGCAGACGAGAGAGGGGTACCGCATCTTGCCGCCGGGAGGGATCTCATGGTCCCGGACCCGGAGCACATCGTCTTTCGCGCCTGGTTTTGCAACGTCACGCTGCACAACCTGGAGAAGAATGCCCAGGTCACCCTTGCGGTCGTTGATCCTGTCAGCGGTGAGGGGTTCCAGCTGGCGGGGCGGATGGAGGGGGTCACGGCGACTGCTTTTGCAGACGGGCTGGCCCCCGGGGAGGAGCCTCCGGGGACGCCGCAGGTCGAGTCGAGCCTGACGGTGCTCGTGCAGAGGGTTATGGCCTTCACTGCCGGCGCCCATACGGACCAGCCGATAGAGTAG
- a CDS encoding putative signal transducing protein — protein sequence MVRFYDPRDEEDLARVEKLLREGGIEYFTSTVRSEGGYPVEILVAEEDLPQAEALLMRSIERK from the coding sequence ATGGTGCGCTTTTACGATCCAAGGGACGAAGAGGACCTCGCCCGCGTCGAAAAGCTCTTGCGGGAGGGGGGAATCGAGTACTTCACCAGCACCGTACGCTCGGAAGGGGGGTACCCGGTGGAGATCCTCGTGGCGGAAGAGGATCTGCCCCAGGCGGAAGCGCTCCTCATGCGCTCCATCGAAAGGAAGTGA
- a CDS encoding rhomboid family intramembrane serine protease: MTQRSKRRRSRWLSPFQVTRQLQSAILCRMEREIDLNEEDVEWLAVAPETVDRHSTGPLPVRSAKLWSLVLEARYLPARLEPDGNGWRVMVPAPRLAEAERELRLFVEENRHWPPSPPPTRPQINNALAALSVLLLVATFYNVTLLPVTLPDGQPLDWLEAGSGKAGRILDGEWWRLITALTLHADLTHLFSNLAIGGIFIVYLCSDLGSGLAWALLLSCGALGNLANAYVQLPSHDSIGSSTLVFAAVGVLGASNMVRHRHHALKRWPLPVAAALSLLVLLGTEGKNTDLGAHLFGFLFGVLLGAVTAHVAGTRGRPGTLLNVLLALLSIVVVVGAWWWGIMAA, from the coding sequence ATGACGCAAAGAAGCAAGAGGCGCCGCTCGCGCTGGCTCTCCCCTTTTCAGGTGACGCGGCAACTGCAATCTGCAATACTGTGCCGCATGGAGAGAGAAATCGACCTTAATGAAGAAGATGTGGAGTGGCTGGCTGTCGCGCCCGAGACGGTCGATCGTCACAGCACGGGGCCTCTCCCTGTACGGAGCGCGAAACTGTGGTCACTGGTGCTGGAGGCGCGCTACCTCCCGGCGCGGCTCGAACCGGACGGAAACGGGTGGCGCGTCATGGTCCCCGCACCGCGCCTTGCGGAGGCGGAGCGGGAGTTGCGCCTCTTCGTGGAGGAGAATCGCCACTGGCCCCCCTCCCCTCCCCCCACAAGGCCACAGATCAACAACGCCCTTGCCGCTCTCTCCGTCCTTCTCCTCGTTGCAACCTTCTACAATGTCACCCTTCTTCCGGTGACGCTCCCCGACGGGCAACCGCTCGACTGGCTCGAGGCAGGGAGCGGGAAGGCAGGGCGCATCCTCGATGGAGAGTGGTGGCGGCTAATCACGGCTCTGACGCTGCACGCGGATCTCACCCACCTTTTCAGCAACCTGGCCATCGGCGGGATTTTCATCGTCTATCTTTGCAGCGATCTCGGCTCAGGGCTAGCCTGGGCGCTTCTTCTTTCCTGCGGCGCGCTGGGGAACCTGGCCAATGCCTACGTGCAGTTGCCGAGCCACGACTCCATCGGCTCCTCTACACTTGTCTTTGCAGCCGTCGGCGTTCTCGGCGCAAGCAATATGGTCCGCCACCGGCACCACGCCCTGAAACGCTGGCCCCTCCCGGTGGCGGCAGCCCTCTCCTTGCTGGTCCTCCTCGGTACCGAAGGAAAAAACACCGACCTCGGCGCCCATCTCTTCGGCTTCCTTTTCGGGGTACTCCTCGGGGCCGTCACCGCTCACGTTGCCGGCACCCGCGGCCGCCCCGGCACCCTCCTGAACGTTCTGCTGGCGCTTCTGAGCATCGTGGTGGTTGTCGGCGCGTGGTGGTGGGGGATTATGGCAGCGTAG
- a CDS encoding protoheme IX farnesyltransferase, which yields MMETAADTVQVKEGAAPSTGVALFLLMKPGIVAAVTLAGYAGMVVAAGAAPPAAPALLCLASIVLAAAGSAMINNVLDRRIDLLMERVQRRSPAIAALGTGRVVTCALALITSALVLSAFHVGIAATAFLLGAVASYTLYYTLYLKRRSHWAAILGGIPGALPVLIGGSSVAPPFATAPLILFILMLLWQPPHFWLLSLAHQEEYRRAGIPVLPLVKGEKFTAVAVLSGAGLLVCTPLLLWVYGPCSKWYAASAVVIGISFWGGCWLLLAKRLYRWAFTSSIAYLTAILGAVIADLCLRRVF from the coding sequence ATGATGGAAACCGCGGCAGATACGGTCCAGGTAAAAGAGGGCGCGGCCCCTTCCACAGGTGTCGCGCTCTTTTTGCTCATGAAGCCGGGTATCGTCGCCGCCGTCACCCTCGCCGGCTACGCCGGGATGGTGGTGGCCGCCGGCGCAGCGCCCCCGGCAGCCCCGGCACTCCTGTGCCTTGCCAGCATCGTCCTCGCTGCCGCCGGGTCGGCCATGATCAACAACGTCCTCGACCGGCGCATCGACCTCCTCATGGAGCGCGTGCAAAGGAGAAGCCCCGCCATCGCCGCACTCGGAACCGGCCGCGTCGTGACGTGCGCCCTCGCCCTCATAACCTCGGCACTGGTACTGAGCGCCTTTCATGTGGGGATCGCCGCAACAGCCTTTCTTCTTGGCGCCGTCGCAAGCTATACGCTCTACTACACCCTCTACCTCAAGCGCCGCTCCCACTGGGCCGCGATTCTCGGCGGTATACCGGGAGCCCTCCCGGTCCTCATCGGCGGAAGCTCCGTCGCACCCCCCTTTGCCACCGCCCCGCTCATCCTTTTTATCCTCATGCTCCTTTGGCAGCCCCCACACTTCTGGCTCCTCTCCCTCGCCCACCAGGAGGAATATCGGCGCGCGGGGATCCCCGTTCTTCCTCTCGTAAAGGGGGAAAAGTTCACCGCGGTCGCTGTTCTTTCGGGCGCCGGCCTGCTGGTCTGCACCCCCCTCCTTTTGTGGGTGTACGGCCCGTGCTCGAAGTGGTACGCCGCGTCTGCCGTCGTGATCGGAATTTCCTTCTGGGGAGGATGCTGGCTCCTTCTCGCAAAGAGGCTCTACCGCTGGGCGTTCACCTCCTCCATCGCCTATCTCACGGCGATACTGGGAGCGGTCATCGCGGACCTCTGTTTGCGCCGAGTCTTTTGA
- a CDS encoding COX15/CtaA family protein: MLGRITAGLFFILLLWGNLVAGMKAGMACPDWPLCQGRVLPPLQLDVWMEFTHRILAALATLCLILLSRQRLKSYPGFNKAIPIAALGLITTEIVIGGIVVLLELPVQLTTLHFMTALTIYLLVLYMTACDGEGEPVVFSLSGYAGVFFSLVVLVFSQASLGAYLRHSAGGLACPDFPTCNGEWIPTVWSWQVLVNYSHRVVALALFLTAGLVYLVSLLDKRLASWRADCLMLTCLLGLQIGVGFVVVRSGLLYSVTALHLAVALAAVWFTLRMWLGSTRQLKDLPE; the protein is encoded by the coding sequence ATGCTCGGCCGCATAACCGCAGGACTCTTTTTCATACTGCTCCTCTGGGGGAATCTCGTGGCGGGGATGAAGGCGGGGATGGCCTGCCCCGACTGGCCGCTCTGCCAGGGGAGAGTCCTTCCGCCGCTGCAGCTGGACGTCTGGATGGAGTTCACCCACCGGATCCTTGCGGCGCTGGCCACACTGTGCCTCATCCTCCTCTCCCGGCAGCGGCTGAAGAGCTACCCCGGCTTCAACAAGGCCATACCGATTGCGGCTCTCGGCCTCATCACCACCGAGATCGTCATTGGGGGGATCGTCGTCCTGCTCGAGTTGCCGGTGCAGCTCACCACGCTCCACTTCATGACGGCGCTCACCATTTACCTCCTCGTCCTGTACATGACCGCCTGTGACGGCGAAGGGGAACCGGTGGTCTTCTCCTTGAGCGGCTACGCCGGGGTCTTCTTCTCCCTCGTGGTCCTCGTCTTCTCCCAGGCCTCCCTCGGGGCCTACCTGCGCCACTCAGCCGGTGGCCTCGCCTGCCCCGACTTCCCGACCTGCAACGGTGAGTGGATACCGACAGTGTGGAGCTGGCAGGTCCTCGTCAACTACTCGCACCGTGTTGTGGCGCTGGCGCTCTTTCTGACCGCGGGGTTGGTCTACCTGGTTTCGCTGCTGGACAAGCGCCTTGCCAGCTGGCGCGCCGATTGCCTCATGCTGACCTGCCTTCTCGGCCTGCAGATCGGAGTAGGCTTCGTGGTGGTCCGCTCCGGTCTCCTCTACTCGGTGACCGCCCTTCATCTCGCGGTCGCCCTGGCGGCGGTGTGGTTCACCTTGCGGATGTGGCTCGGGAGCACCCGCCAGCTTAAGGATCTTCCCGAATGA
- a CDS encoding cytochrome c oxidase subunit 3 family protein — protein sequence MASTTDKHNEAPSGAHKEAPVSARLGIWTFLATELLLFGGLFTAYAQFRGMYPELFHLQHLKLSRPLGALNTVVLLTSSLTMAVAIGAVRRARQKTMNLCLMLTLALAGVFLVIKYIEWSHDFAEGIFPKTNIFWGLYFVMTGLHGLHVVGGMAVLAALIVLARKDRINAEHSAPVEVFGLYWHFVDLIWIYLFPLLYLIG from the coding sequence ATGGCGAGCACCACCGACAAGCATAACGAAGCACCGTCCGGCGCCCACAAGGAAGCACCTGTCAGCGCGCGGCTCGGGATCTGGACCTTCCTGGCGACGGAGCTCCTCCTCTTCGGTGGACTTTTCACCGCCTACGCCCAGTTCCGCGGGATGTATCCGGAGCTGTTCCACCTTCAGCACCTGAAGCTGAGCCGCCCGCTGGGAGCGCTGAACACGGTGGTGCTCCTCACCTCGAGTCTCACCATGGCGGTTGCCATCGGTGCGGTCCGGCGGGCCCGGCAAAAGACGATGAACCTCTGCCTCATGCTGACCCTGGCGCTGGCGGGAGTATTCCTGGTGATCAAGTACATAGAGTGGAGTCACGACTTTGCCGAGGGGATCTTCCCGAAGACGAACATCTTCTGGGGGCTTTACTTCGTCATGACGGGGCTGCACGGTCTGCACGTGGTGGGGGGGATGGCCGTTCTCGCCGCCCTCATCGTGCTGGCGAGAAAGGACAGGATCAACGCCGAGCACAGCGCGCCGGTGGAGGTTTTCGGCCTGTACTGGCACTTCGTGGACCTGATCTGGATCTACCTTTTCCCGCTCCTGTACCTGATTGGCTAG
- the ctaD gene encoding cytochrome c oxidase subunit I, producing MSNEAVAAHAHHEDYLAHKGFRSWALTLDHKRIGVMYLFTTLFFFLTGGVLALLLRLKLLTPGPALFTDHTYNVLFTMHGVMMIFLFIIPAIPSSLGNFFIPLLIGARDVAFPRLNLLSYYVFLAGIVVTIGSLVSPMDTGWTFYTPYSARTGAAITTLTLGLFLVGMSSVLTGLNFIVTIHTLRAPGMSWYRMPLFIWAMYATSVIQVLSTPVIAITLLLLAAERLFGVGFFDPAKGGDPLLFQHFFWFYSHPVVYVMILPAMGIISEVIPVFARKPIFGYRAIAYSALAIAFIGFLVWGHHMFVSGMSTTAGVIFSFLTFFVAVPTGVKIFNWIATLYRGSIALDSPMLWALAFIFLFIIGGLTGLFLGALAVDVHVHDTYFLVAHFHYTMMGGTVMGLFAGLHYWYPKISGKMLNERLAKIAWCLIVPGFNITFFPMFILGVQGMPRRWAEYPEKYQGLNTLATVGSWILAAGIIIMFVNFWRSLHRGATAPANPWQGNTLEWQISSPPPEENFEVIPTIHEWPYNYGTDRRAHDGEHHRQA from the coding sequence ATGTCAAATGAAGCTGTCGCAGCCCATGCGCACCATGAAGACTACCTTGCGCACAAGGGGTTCCGCTCCTGGGCTCTCACTCTGGACCACAAGCGCATCGGGGTCATGTACCTTTTCACCACCCTCTTCTTCTTCCTGACCGGTGGGGTACTCGCCCTTCTGCTGCGCCTGAAGCTCCTGACGCCGGGGCCGGCGCTTTTCACGGACCACACATACAACGTGCTTTTCACCATGCACGGGGTGATGATGATCTTTCTCTTCATCATCCCGGCGATCCCCTCGTCGCTGGGGAACTTCTTCATACCGCTCCTGATCGGCGCGCGCGACGTCGCCTTCCCGCGCCTGAACCTCTTGAGCTACTACGTCTTTCTCGCCGGGATCGTCGTGACCATCGGCTCCCTCGTCAGCCCGATGGACACCGGGTGGACCTTCTACACGCCGTACTCCGCGCGCACCGGCGCGGCGATCACGACCCTCACGTTGGGCCTTTTCCTCGTGGGGATGTCCTCGGTGCTGACGGGGCTCAACTTCATCGTGACGATCCACACGCTGCGCGCCCCGGGGATGAGCTGGTACCGCATGCCCCTCTTCATCTGGGCGATGTACGCCACGAGCGTCATCCAGGTCCTCTCCACCCCCGTCATCGCCATCACCCTCCTCCTGCTCGCGGCGGAGCGGCTCTTCGGCGTCGGCTTCTTCGATCCCGCCAAGGGTGGGGACCCACTCCTCTTCCAGCACTTCTTCTGGTTCTACTCCCACCCGGTGGTGTACGTGATGATTCTCCCGGCGATGGGGATAATTTCGGAAGTCATTCCGGTCTTCGCGCGAAAGCCGATCTTCGGGTACCGGGCGATCGCCTACTCGGCACTGGCCATCGCCTTCATCGGCTTCCTCGTCTGGGGGCACCACATGTTCGTGAGCGGGATGTCCACGACCGCCGGGGTGATCTTCTCCTTTCTGACCTTTTTCGTGGCGGTCCCTACGGGGGTGAAGATCTTCAACTGGATCGCCACCCTCTACCGCGGCTCCATCGCCCTCGACTCCCCCATGCTCTGGGCGCTCGCCTTCATCTTCCTCTTCATCATCGGCGGGCTTACCGGGCTCTTCCTCGGCGCCCTTGCAGTCGACGTGCATGTGCACGATACCTATTTCCTGGTGGCGCACTTCCACTACACCATGATGGGGGGGACGGTGATGGGGCTCTTCGCGGGGCTGCACTACTGGTACCCGAAGATCAGCGGAAAGATGCTGAACGAGAGGCTGGCGAAGATCGCCTGGTGCCTGATCGTTCCCGGCTTCAACATCACCTTCTTCCCCATGTTCATCCTCGGCGTGCAGGGGATGCCGCGGCGCTGGGCGGAATACCCTGAGAAGTACCAGGGTCTCAACACCCTCGCCACCGTAGGGTCGTGGATTCTCGCGGCGGGGATCATCATCATGTTCGTCAACTTCTGGCGCTCCCTGCACAGGGGCGCGACCGCGCCGGCCAACCCGTGGCAGGGGAACACCCTTGAGTGGCAGATCTCCTCCCCTCCCCCCGAGGAGAACTTCGAGGTGATACCGACGATACACGAGTGGCCCTACAACTACGGGACCGATCGGAGGGCGCACGATGGCGAGCACCACCGACAAGCATAA
- a CDS encoding efflux RND transporter periplasmic adaptor subunit gives MTEKSAPSTARKMYLAGGIAVAVSLLLILGLLLARHRSVSAEGEERRARVQAGQRIQVAVATRSGTTRTVTLTGEARPYTSVTLYAKVSGYLKEIRVDKGDKVSAGEILAVLESPELNSQYRAALADARNKRLFAQREMSLLQEGFISQQEADNALSAARAAEETAAAYRSTKGYQILKAPFEGVVTARFADPGALMQGATGGQAGALPVVTVSQTNRLRIYLYLDQKAAAQVKRGDIAIISDPARPQVRIPAPVSRISGELDPKSRTMLVELDLMNQPQRVLAGGFVDVSLTLETPPYPQVPVGALLTRAEKSVVAVVGPDERISFREVKVVDSDGKMLRIGEGIQEGERVALQPGTSLVEGDRVQPVLAPANRKGQ, from the coding sequence ATGACTGAGAAGAGCGCGCCCTCCACTGCCCGCAAGATGTATCTGGCCGGCGGGATCGCAGTAGCCGTTTCACTCCTGCTCATCCTCGGGCTTCTCCTTGCGAGGCATCGCTCCGTCTCTGCCGAGGGGGAAGAGCGCCGGGCGCGCGTGCAGGCGGGACAACGGATCCAGGTGGCGGTCGCTACCCGCTCCGGGACGACGCGCACCGTCACACTCACCGGCGAGGCGCGCCCCTACACGAGCGTGACGCTCTATGCCAAGGTGAGCGGCTACCTGAAGGAGATCAGGGTGGACAAGGGGGACAAGGTTTCGGCAGGAGAGATCCTGGCGGTCCTGGAGAGCCCGGAACTGAACAGCCAGTACCGGGCGGCGCTGGCCGACGCCCGAAACAAGCGGCTCTTTGCGCAGCGGGAGATGAGTCTCCTGCAGGAGGGGTTCATTTCGCAGCAGGAAGCTGACAACGCCTTAAGCGCCGCCCGGGCGGCGGAGGAGACCGCGGCGGCGTACAGGAGCACCAAGGGGTACCAGATCCTCAAGGCCCCCTTCGAAGGAGTCGTGACGGCACGCTTTGCCGACCCCGGAGCTCTCATGCAGGGGGCAACGGGGGGGCAGGCGGGTGCCCTTCCGGTGGTAACGGTGTCGCAGACAAACCGGCTCCGCATCTACCTCTACCTGGACCAGAAAGCCGCCGCCCAGGTGAAGAGAGGGGACATCGCCATCATCTCGGACCCGGCGCGGCCGCAGGTCCGCATCCCCGCGCCGGTGAGCCGGATAAGCGGAGAGCTCGATCCGAAGAGCCGCACCATGCTCGTGGAGCTCGACCTCATGAACCAGCCGCAGCGGGTCCTCGCCGGTGGCTTCGTCGACGTATCCCTGACGCTGGAGACTCCCCCCTACCCGCAGGTTCCCGTCGGGGCGCTCCTGACACGCGCCGAAAAATCGGTCGTCGCGGTTGTCGGTCCCGATGAGCGGATATCCTTTCGCGAGGTAAAGGTGGTGGACAGCGACGGGAAGATGCTGCGTATCGGGGAGGGGATACAGGAAGGGGAGCGGGTGGCGCTCCAGCCGGGGACGAGCCTCGTGGAGGGGGACCGGGTGCAACCGGTCCTCGCGCCTGCGAACAGAAAGGGGCAATAG
- a CDS encoding ferredoxin, with the protein MAGKPYVDKDVCIACEMCVNMVPDVFRMGSDNLAEVHNPAGAPQDKIQEAMDACPVTCIHWEGE; encoded by the coding sequence ATGGCAGGTAAACCGTATGTGGACAAGGACGTATGCATCGCCTGTGAGATGTGTGTCAACATGGTGCCTGACGTGTTCCGCATGGGCAGCGACAACCTCGCGGAAGTGCACAACCCGGCAGGAGCTCCTCAGGATAAGATTCAGGAGGCGATGGATGCCTGTCCGGTAACCTGCATCCATTGGGAAGGGGAATAG
- a CDS encoding cytochrome C oxidase subunit IV family protein: MAAYKTYIFVWVSLLVLTVVTVLVSYVNLGLWNAGAALTIASVKAGLVAYYFMHLRHETKLVVAFAIFPLLVLALILFGTLIDVYTR, encoded by the coding sequence ATGGCTGCTTACAAGACATATATTTTCGTGTGGGTGTCCCTCCTCGTGCTGACGGTGGTGACAGTACTTGTCTCCTACGTCAACCTCGGGCTCTGGAACGCGGGGGCGGCGCTGACCATCGCCTCCGTAAAGGCAGGGCTCGTTGCCTACTACTTCATGCACCTGCGCCACGAGACGAAGCTCGTCGTCGCCTTTGCAATCTTCCCGCTCCTGGTGCTCGCGCTCATCCTTTTCGGCACCCTGATAGACGTCTACACCAGGTGA
- a CDS encoding efflux RND transporter permease subunit: MWIVRLALRRPYTIAVMALLMLVLGALSASRMIVDIFPVIDIPVVAVAWSYPGLSPEDMERRVVLIAERAYSTTVNGISRIESQSIPGIGLLKIYFQPGTEIGAAISQISSVSSTLLRVAPPGIQPPAIVQFNASNVPVAQLTASSSTLPEEKIFDYGLNFIRVRLFTIPGLSTPAPFGGKSRQIMVDINPAALTARGLSPADVMTALQSSNVIIPAGTARIGTTEYNVLMNTSPRAVEQFNAIPVKVVANRPVYLGDVARVTDTFAEQTNVVRVNGRRATYLAILKHADASTLAVVDATRDALPLIKETAPAGLELKIDFDQSIFVRSAVTGVVHEALLSTVLVSLMILLFLGSWRSMVVVSASIPLAICTALIAMYLSGQSINIMTLGGLALAIGMLVDDATVEVENIHRNFDMDKPTTLAVLDSAQQIAVPAIVATLAICVVFFPVVLLYGPARYLFTPLAFAVVAAMLASYLLSRTLVPVLARMLLASERRHYERRPEDEENAATHRSWLKRTNERRERAFERLRERYSAVLAVVLQHRVFTLVVAAVVGVLSMALLFVVGTDFFPSVDAGIMKLHVRGPSGTRIEETEMLVQRVETRIRQLIPADELETLNDMIGVPTFYNLAFVQTENIGGMDAEILISLKPGHHPTDYYRSLLRRKLPEEFTGASFYFQPADIVTQVLNFGVSSPIDVQIEGADFTVSRRYALKMRDALLAIPGATDVHINQVLDYPSLQVDVDRTRAAHFGMSERDVATSALVALSTSALIAPSFFLNPVNNVNYTVAVQIPRQYLSSMEGLLAMPVTPPYSGVLQPVATPELSARPQVPAQPLGNLALVSHRVTAENISHYTVQRVLDVEASVEGRDLGSVAGEIEQAIKRLGKLPPGVHITLRGQNEVMHHSFRSLAIGLILATLLVYFLMVALFQSWIDPFIIMTAVPGALVGILWILCLTGSTINVESLMGSIMAVGIATSNSILLVSFANDLRVEKGVTPVEAALAAGSTRLRPVLMTAFAMIIGMTPMALALGEAGEQNAPLGRAVIGGLLFATVFTLFVVPVIYSLLRTKLPSKHLLDERLQAELEGRPHPGDERHD, from the coding sequence ATGTGGATCGTCCGCCTGGCGCTGAGGCGTCCCTACACCATCGCAGTCATGGCGCTCCTGATGCTCGTCCTTGGCGCCCTTTCCGCCAGCAGGATGATCGTCGACATCTTCCCCGTCATTGACATCCCCGTCGTCGCCGTCGCCTGGAGCTATCCGGGCCTGTCCCCCGAGGACATGGAACGGCGCGTGGTCCTCATCGCGGAGCGCGCCTACTCCACCACCGTGAACGGCATCTCCCGCATAGAGTCGCAGTCCATCCCCGGCATCGGTCTTCTGAAGATCTACTTCCAGCCGGGGACGGAGATCGGCGCGGCGATCTCCCAGATCTCCTCCGTTTCCAGTACCCTTCTACGGGTGGCACCCCCCGGGATACAGCCGCCGGCGATCGTGCAGTTCAATGCCTCGAACGTACCGGTGGCGCAGCTCACGGCCTCCAGCAGCACGCTCCCCGAGGAGAAGATCTTCGACTACGGCCTGAACTTCATCAGGGTGCGACTCTTCACCATTCCGGGGCTCTCCACCCCTGCCCCGTTCGGAGGGAAGAGCCGGCAGATCATGGTCGATATCAATCCCGCCGCGCTCACCGCCCGCGGCCTCTCCCCCGCCGACGTCATGACGGCCCTGCAATCCTCCAACGTCATCATACCCGCCGGCACGGCGCGCATAGGGACGACCGAGTACAACGTCCTCATGAACACGAGCCCCCGAGCGGTGGAGCAGTTTAACGCCATCCCGGTGAAGGTCGTGGCAAATCGCCCCGTCTACCTGGGGGACGTGGCTCGGGTCACCGATACTTTTGCCGAGCAGACGAATGTGGTACGGGTAAACGGCCGCCGCGCCACATATCTCGCCATTCTGAAACATGCCGACGCCTCAACGCTCGCGGTCGTCGATGCCACCCGCGACGCCCTTCCACTCATCAAGGAGACCGCCCCCGCCGGGCTGGAGCTGAAGATAGACTTCGACCAGTCGATATTCGTGCGCAGCGCGGTGACGGGCGTGGTGCACGAGGCGCTTCTTTCAACCGTCCTCGTCTCCCTCATGATCCTCCTCTTCCTCGGCTCCTGGCGCAGCATGGTCGTCGTCTCCGCCTCGATCCCCCTCGCCATCTGCACCGCACTCATCGCCATGTACCTGAGCGGGCAGAGCATCAACATCATGACCCTTGGCGGTCTCGCCCTCGCCATAGGAATGCTGGTGGACGACGCCACCGTCGAGGTGGAGAACATCCACCGCAACTTCGACATGGACAAGCCGACGACCCTCGCCGTGCTGGACAGCGCGCAGCAGATCGCGGTCCCGGCAATTGTCGCCACCCTTGCCATCTGCGTCGTCTTCTTCCCGGTGGTTCTCCTGTACGGGCCGGCCCGCTACCTCTTCACCCCCCTCGCCTTTGCGGTGGTCGCGGCGATGCTCGCCTCGTACCTTCTGTCGCGCACCCTCGTGCCCGTGCTGGCGCGCATGCTCCTCGCCAGCGAGAGACGCCACTACGAGCGCCGGCCTGAAGATGAGGAGAATGCCGCGACGCACAGGTCGTGGCTCAAGAGGACAAACGAGCGACGGGAAAGGGCCTTCGAGCGGCTGCGGGAACGGTACAGCGCGGTTCTTGCGGTCGTGCTGCAGCACAGGGTCTTCACCCTCGTCGTCGCGGCTGTCGTCGGGGTTCTGAGCATGGCGCTCCTCTTCGTGGTCGGCACCGACTTTTTCCCCTCCGTCGATGCCGGGATCATGAAGCTCCACGTGCGCGGCCCCTCCGGGACGCGGATCGAGGAAACGGAGATGCTCGTGCAGCGGGTCGAGACGCGCATCCGGCAGCTCATCCCCGCGGACGAGCTGGAGACGTTGAACGACATGATCGGCGTCCCCACCTTCTACAACCTCGCCTTCGTGCAGACGGAGAACATCGGCGGCATGGACGCAGAGATCCTCATCTCCCTGAAGCCCGGGCACCACCCGACCGACTACTACCGGTCGCTCCTGCGCCGGAAGCTTCCGGAAGAGTTCACCGGTGCGAGCTTCTACTTCCAGCCCGCCGACATCGTGACACAGGTCCTCAATTTCGGCGTCTCCTCTCCCATTGATGTCCAGATCGAAGGTGCCGATTTCACTGTTTCGCGGCGCTACGCCCTGAAGATGCGCGACGCCCTCCTCGCCATACCCGGCGCGACGGACGTGCACATAAACCAGGTGCTCGACTACCCGTCACTGCAGGTCGACGTCGATCGCACCCGCGCCGCCCACTTCGGCATGAGCGAGCGCGACGTCGCCACCAGTGCGCTCGTCGCCCTCTCCACCAGTGCGCTCATCGCCCCCTCCTTTTTCCTCAACCCGGTGAACAACGTGAACTACACCGTCGCGGTGCAGATCCCCCGTCAGTACTTAAGCAGCATGGAGGGCCTTCTCGCCATGCCGGTCACCCCTCCCTACTCCGGTGTGCTGCAGCCGGTCGCCACTCCCGAGCTCTCCGCGCGCCCGCAGGTGCCGGCCCAGCCCTTGGGAAACCTCGCCCTCGTCTCGCACCGGGTCACCGCCGAGAACATCAGCCACTACACCGTGCAGCGGGTCCTCGATGTGGAAGCGAGCGTCGAGGGGCGCGACCTGGGATCCGTGGCGGGTGAGATCGAGCAGGCAATCAAGAGGCTGGGAAAGCTCCCTCCCGGCGTGCACATCACGCTCCGCGGGCAAAACGAGGTGATGCACCATTCCTTCAGGAGCCTCGCGATCGGCCTCATCCTCGCCACGCTCCTCGTCTACTTTCTCATGGTCGCCCTCTTCCAGTCCTGGATCGACCCGTTCATCATCATGACGGCGGTACCGGGCGCGCTGGTGGGGATACTGTGGATCCTCTGCCTCACCGGGAGCACGATCAACGTGGAGTCCCTCATGGGCTCCATCATGGCGGTGGGGATCGCCACCTCCAACTCCATTCTCCTGGTGAGCTTTGCCAACGACCTGCGGGTGGAGAAGGGGGTAACGCCGGTGGAGGCCGCTCTCGCCGCAGGGAGCACGAGGCTGCGCCCTGTGCTCATGACGGCATTCGCCATGATTATCGGCATGACACCGATGGCCCTTGCTCTCGGGGAGGCGGGAGAACAGAACGCCCCGCTGGGGCGCGCCGTCATCGGCGGACTTCTCTTCGCCACCGTCTTCACCCTCTTTGTCGTCCCCGTGATCTATTCGCTGCTGCGCACGAAGCTCCCCTCCAAGCACCTCCTCGATGAACGGCTGCAGGCGGAGCTGGAAGGGAGGCCACACCCGGGAGATGAGCGCCATGACTGA